One Desulfovibrio sp. Fe33 DNA segment encodes these proteins:
- a CDS encoding ferredoxin has translation MAIVIDHDECIGCESCVEICPEVFEMDADGEKATVIDPDSTLDCVDEAIETCPNEAISK, from the coding sequence ATGGCCATTGTCATTGATCATGATGAATGTATTGGTTGTGAATCTTGCGTTGAGATCTGTCCTGAAGTTTTCGAAATGGACGCCGACGGGGAAAAGGCTACGGTTATCGATCCGGATTCCACCCTGGATTGCGTGGACGAAGCCATTGAGACCTGTCCCAACGAAGCCATATCCAAGTAG
- a CDS encoding NAD(P)/FAD-dependent oxidoreductase, protein MDYVIVGNGVSAIGAIEGIRQHDKAGSITVISDEAVPTYGRPLISYYLSDKIKFDTLPFRPEEFYERNGVAMRLGSRVLSVDAADKVLTLDCGDTVKYDKLLLATGGTPVRPGLPGVDGPGVHNFTTVAHAETLKELVDKVKKVVVIGAGLIALKAAEGFAEKGVDVTIVVRSRIMRTYFDETAGELIVDHLEKNGIHFLQGTDTKAIIRREDGSIKGVETDQGLVAADVVIVAAGVRPNMGLAIQAGLTTGQGIRVDDYMATSDRDVFAAGDVAEAKDLLTGEYTVRPIWPNAYTQGRYAGRNMAGAETPYTGGMSMNSITYYGLPTISVGETNLADDERYETAVFLDRENSVYRKLIFRDNILVGCILIGAIDAAGFYTSFIKNGFELDEAGKERLMEGDPSPALWPDSFIEAMMNNP, encoded by the coding sequence ATGGATTACGTTATTGTAGGAAATGGCGTTTCAGCCATCGGCGCCATCGAGGGCATTCGCCAGCACGACAAAGCCGGTTCCATCACGGTTATCAGCGACGAGGCCGTGCCGACTTACGGCCGTCCGCTCATTTCCTATTACCTTTCGGACAAGATCAAGTTCGACACGCTGCCGTTTCGGCCTGAAGAGTTTTACGAGCGGAACGGGGTCGCCATGCGGTTGGGGTCCAGGGTGCTTTCCGTGGACGCCGCCGATAAGGTTCTGACCCTCGACTGCGGCGACACCGTCAAATACGACAAACTGCTTCTGGCTACCGGCGGCACGCCGGTCCGGCCGGGCCTGCCGGGCGTCGACGGCCCCGGCGTGCACAACTTCACCACCGTCGCCCATGCCGAGACCCTCAAGGAATTGGTGGACAAGGTCAAGAAGGTGGTGGTCATCGGTGCGGGCCTCATTGCGCTCAAGGCCGCCGAAGGATTTGCCGAAAAGGGTGTCGATGTCACCATCGTGGTCCGTTCCCGGATCATGCGCACCTATTTCGACGAGACCGCCGGCGAACTCATCGTCGATCATCTGGAAAAGAACGGCATTCATTTTCTGCAGGGCACGGACACGAAGGCCATCATCCGCCGCGAGGACGGTTCCATCAAGGGCGTTGAAACCGACCAGGGACTGGTTGCGGCGGACGTTGTCATCGTGGCCGCGGGCGTTCGCCCGAACATGGGCCTGGCTATCCAGGCCGGGTTGACCACCGGGCAGGGCATTCGCGTGGATGACTACATGGCCACCAGCGACAGGGACGTCTTTGCCGCCGGAGACGTCGCCGAAGCCAAGGATTTGCTGACCGGCGAATACACGGTCCGCCCCATCTGGCCCAACGCGTATACCCAAGGCCGTTACGCGGGCAGGAATATGGCCGGAGCCGAAACTCCGTACACGGGCGGGATGTCCATGAACTCCATCACCTATTACGGACTTCCGACCATTTCCGTGGGCGAGACCAATCTGGCCGATGACGAACGGTACGAAACCGCCGTGTTTCTCGATCGGGAGAACTCGGTCTATCGCAAGCTGATTTTCCGGGATAACATTCTGGTCGGATGTATTCTTATCGGGGCCATTGACGCGGCCGGGTTCTACACCAGCTTCATCAAGAACGGTTTCGAGCTGGACGAAGCGGGCAAGGAGCGGCTGATGGAAGGCGATCCCTCTCCGGCGCTGTGGCCCGACAGCTTTATTGAAGCCATGATGAACAATCCCTAG
- a CDS encoding sulfite exporter TauE/SafE family protein codes for MLETAAIVFIVLAAAFLQGLTGFGFGLIALPLLGFFLSIKTSVPLMVLLAVIISLYLTVRLRKNINLKCTFTLMSASVVGTPLGVYALKQVPPDGLSIFVGIIMIVFTSHQFLARPEPIPLGKPAAILAGFFSGLLGGSLGVGGPPVIVYTALQPWTKDQAKATLACFFAFSGMVVIASQAVSGMITDEVLHLYVLSLPALVTGIFLGTKAYKHLSDKGYRELALAVVFLLGCMMIYRNV; via the coding sequence ATGCTCGAAACAGCCGCCATCGTCTTCATCGTGCTAGCCGCAGCATTCCTCCAGGGACTGACCGGATTCGGGTTCGGGCTCATCGCCCTCCCGCTGCTGGGGTTCTTCCTGAGCATCAAGACCAGCGTTCCGCTCATGGTCCTTCTCGCTGTCATCATCAGCCTCTACCTGACCGTCCGCCTGCGCAAGAACATCAATCTTAAATGCACTTTCACACTAATGTCCGCCAGCGTCGTGGGTACTCCCCTAGGCGTGTACGCACTCAAGCAGGTTCCGCCTGATGGGCTTTCGATCTTTGTCGGCATCATCATGATCGTCTTTACCAGCCACCAGTTCCTGGCCAGACCCGAGCCGATACCTCTCGGCAAACCGGCGGCCATCCTGGCCGGATTTTTTTCCGGCCTGCTGGGCGGCAGCCTCGGCGTCGGGGGGCCGCCGGTAATCGTCTATACCGCCCTCCAGCCATGGACGAAAGACCAGGCCAAAGCCACCCTGGCGTGCTTCTTTGCCTTCTCGGGCATGGTCGTCATCGCCTCTCAGGCCGTTTCCGGGATGATTACGGACGAAGTGCTGCATTTATACGTTTTGTCCCTGCCCGCCCTCGTTACGGGCATATTCCTCGGAACCAAGGCGTACAAACATCTTTCCGACAAAGGCTACAGGGAACTCGCCCTTGCGGTCGTCTTCCTGCTCGGCTGCATGATGATTTACCGCAACGTCTAA
- a CDS encoding carboxyl transferase domain-containing protein: MNIEKTLQSLLGRVNYARDILGNKSRPELDAFATEISRFQEKNADLSEEQAIRAVESLDKRLSTMETAIDAQLTAMDKVRIVRHPQRASLKDILENVYDNYTEMGGQDEHSIDPGMLIARAYITRRRGKKIINQPVMVVGQEKGHGEEFRNGGSIKPWGNSKALKYMKVAAREQIPIHAYVNTPGSYPIEDFPGAAQQIAENIYEMAGLDVPIVAIFSEGGSGGAEAIGMADKRLMLSHGYYSVISPEGAAAIEGHIRGSERAPAELIESCALAQRITAQDNLANGYIDEIIQEPPLGARADHFDFFKQVREQVVRATDEVALSVRGVRLFRAVALRHFKKNTDVIVRWSLNEKARERLVAKRFRKYRRMAQSAYQDNRSLLEKLSATSSGIVSNSASLILYGLIKPFKHRVERIVEEVSDEAHVITAKIDAVLRGMLKKIGITSTMDKQKEMELTGLSQTEPEAPALVNDSDYVSPQALEDREVTCPHSRKRGCLDIWARDLFTDYAGVCPNCGYNFPMEYQWYLHNVFDRGSVREFNRDIASGNPTDFPNFSGRIEAAKKKTGLQSSCLTFNASLEGLRVTCATLVAKFRGGSVGAAEGEKFIRALELARTKHQPFLAYIHGTAGIRIQEGVNGLIQMPRVTMAVRRYIEEGGLYIVLYDTNSYAGPVASFLGCSPYQYAVRSSRIGFAGPGVIKETTGLEIPPNYHNCYKALSRGHIQGVWSRKDIRKNLHQAFLTIGGRNLYYR, from the coding sequence ATGAACATAGAAAAGACTCTGCAATCCCTCCTGGGCCGGGTAAACTACGCCCGCGACATCCTAGGCAACAAATCCCGCCCCGAGCTGGACGCCTTCGCCACGGAAATCTCCCGATTCCAGGAGAAGAACGCCGATCTCTCCGAGGAGCAGGCCATCCGGGCCGTGGAATCCCTGGACAAGCGGCTGTCCACCATGGAAACCGCCATCGACGCCCAACTGACCGCCATGGACAAGGTGCGCATCGTGCGCCACCCCCAGCGGGCCAGTCTCAAGGACATCCTGGAGAACGTTTACGACAATTATACTGAAATGGGCGGCCAGGACGAACACTCCATCGATCCCGGTATGCTCATCGCCCGCGCCTACATCACCCGCCGCCGCGGCAAGAAGATCATAAACCAGCCGGTCATGGTCGTGGGCCAGGAGAAGGGACACGGCGAGGAATTCCGCAATGGCGGCTCCATCAAGCCTTGGGGCAACTCCAAAGCGCTCAAGTACATGAAGGTCGCGGCCCGGGAACAGATTCCCATCCACGCCTACGTGAACACGCCCGGTTCCTACCCCATCGAGGACTTCCCCGGCGCGGCGCAGCAGATAGCCGAGAACATTTATGAAATGGCCGGACTGGACGTGCCCATCGTGGCGATCTTCTCCGAAGGCGGTTCCGGCGGCGCCGAGGCCATCGGCATGGCCGACAAGCGCCTGATGCTCTCCCACGGCTACTACTCCGTCATTTCCCCGGAGGGTGCGGCCGCCATTGAGGGGCACATTCGCGGCTCCGAGCGCGCCCCGGCGGAACTCATCGAGTCCTGCGCCTTGGCGCAACGCATCACGGCCCAGGACAACCTCGCCAACGGCTACATCGACGAAATCATCCAGGAGCCGCCTCTGGGCGCTCGGGCCGATCATTTCGACTTCTTCAAGCAAGTCCGTGAGCAGGTCGTCCGCGCCACGGACGAGGTGGCGTTGAGCGTTCGCGGCGTGCGGCTGTTCCGAGCCGTCGCCCTGCGCCACTTCAAAAAGAACACCGACGTCATCGTGCGCTGGTCTCTCAACGAGAAGGCCCGCGAACGCCTGGTCGCCAAGCGGTTTCGCAAGTACCGCCGCATGGCCCAGAGCGCCTACCAGGACAACCGTTCCCTGCTGGAGAAGCTCAGCGCCACCAGTTCGGGCATTGTCTCCAACTCGGCCAGCCTGATCCTGTACGGGCTTATCAAGCCCTTCAAGCACCGCGTGGAGCGGATCGTCGAAGAGGTCTCGGACGAGGCGCATGTCATCACGGCCAAAATCGACGCCGTGCTGCGCGGTATGCTGAAAAAAATCGGCATCACCTCCACCATGGACAAACAGAAGGAAATGGAGCTGACGGGACTGTCCCAGACCGAGCCGGAAGCGCCCGCCCTGGTCAACGACAGCGACTATGTCAGCCCCCAGGCCCTTGAGGACCGCGAAGTCACTTGTCCGCACTCCCGCAAACGCGGCTGCCTGGATATCTGGGCGCGCGACCTGTTCACCGACTATGCGGGCGTCTGCCCCAACTGCGGCTACAACTTCCCCATGGAATACCAGTGGTATCTCCATAACGTCTTCGACCGCGGTTCCGTGCGGGAATTCAACCGGGACATCGCTTCCGGCAATCCCACCGACTTCCCCAACTTCTCGGGAAGAATCGAGGCCGCAAAAAAGAAGACCGGTCTGCAATCGAGCTGCCTGACCTTCAACGCCAGCCTCGAAGGGTTGCGCGTCACCTGTGCCACCCTGGTGGCGAAATTCAGGGGCGGCTCCGTGGGAGCGGCCGAAGGCGAAAAGTTCATCCGCGCCCTGGAACTGGCCCGGACCAAGCACCAGCCGTTCCTGGCCTACATTCACGGCACGGCCGGCATCCGCATCCAGGAAGGCGTCAACGGCCTCATCCAGATGCCCCGAGTCACCATGGCCGTTCGCCGCTACATTGAGGAAGGCGGACTGTATATAGTCCTTTACGACACCAACTCCTATGCCGGTCCGGTGGCCTCTTTCCTGGGCTGCTCGCCCTACCAGTATGCGGTGCGTTCTTCGCGCATAGGCTTTGCCGGTCCCGGCGTCATCAAGGAGACCACCGGTCTGGAAATTCCGCCCAACTACCACAACTGCTACAAGGCGCTTTCCAGGGGCCACATTC
- a CDS encoding biotin carboxylase N-terminal domain-containing protein: MSLDGQKILIANRGEIAVRIMEACSDLGLPFVALYTKEDSRSGHLDVARRLGGEKSLYRIHNYLDAGDILSVADESGATAIHPGYGFFSENYRFARRVVQRDRPMTFIGPSWEVIRDLGDKINTKRIARALGVPTVPGSDRAIYDELEAEAIAESLFEFQAKMGISRPVVLVKASAGGGGMGIDECEDMARFRQTYRRIRNYSLRTFNDEGVLIEQRVFNFNHLEVQIVSDRSGTNPVHFGTRNCSVQSPGLQKRIEVAPGFWPQGLTYSFDARKLLDDITRYSLSIAKEIKYDNVGTWEWIVTPNGDPFLMEVNTRIQVENGVSACIGSVNGNPDVNLIREQIRIGLGEPLGYTQDDVSFNGVGIEYRLIAEDTENGFTPWVGRIEELKWQKRDWLTVHTHVPTDRAYQIPTEYDPNLALAIIWGKDLEEAKSRGLEFLRDLQLNGSDSAGGTMKSNIPFLVEKTANLLVF; the protein is encoded by the coding sequence GTGAGCTTAGACGGACAAAAGATACTCATCGCCAACAGGGGCGAGATCGCCGTGCGGATCATGGAGGCGTGTTCCGACCTCGGCCTGCCCTTTGTTGCCCTGTACACCAAAGAGGACTCCCGGTCCGGGCACCTGGACGTGGCCCGCAGGCTGGGCGGGGAAAAATCCCTGTACCGAATCCATAATTATCTCGACGCCGGGGACATTCTGTCCGTGGCGGACGAGTCCGGGGCCACTGCCATCCATCCCGGATACGGCTTTTTCTCGGAGAACTACCGCTTTGCCCGCCGCGTGGTCCAGCGCGACCGCCCCATGACCTTCATCGGTCCCTCCTGGGAAGTCATCCGGGACCTGGGCGACAAGATCAACACCAAGCGCATTGCCCGCGCCCTGGGCGTGCCCACTGTGCCCGGCTCCGACCGGGCAATATATGACGAGCTTGAGGCCGAGGCCATCGCCGAAAGCCTGTTCGAATTCCAGGCCAAAATGGGCATCAGCCGCCCGGTGGTCCTGGTCAAGGCGTCGGCCGGCGGCGGCGGAATGGGCATCGACGAATGCGAGGACATGGCCCGTTTCCGCCAGACCTACCGCCGTATCCGCAACTATTCCCTGCGCACCTTCAACGACGAGGGCGTGCTCATCGAACAGCGCGTGTTCAACTTCAACCACCTTGAAGTGCAGATCGTCTCCGACAGGTCCGGCACCAATCCGGTTCATTTCGGCACCCGCAACTGCTCGGTGCAGTCTCCCGGACTGCAAAAACGCATCGAGGTGGCCCCCGGCTTCTGGCCCCAAGGCTTGACCTACAGCTTCGACGCCCGGAAACTCCTCGACGACATCACCCGCTACTCCCTGTCCATTGCCAAGGAAATCAAATACGACAACGTGGGCACCTGGGAGTGGATCGTCACCCCGAACGGGGACCCCTTCCTTATGGAAGTGAACACCCGCATCCAGGTGGAAAACGGCGTCTCGGCCTGCATCGGCTCGGTCAACGGCAATCCCGACGTGAACCTGATCCGCGAGCAGATCCGCATCGGCCTGGGCGAGCCGCTTGGCTACACCCAGGACGACGTCTCCTTCAACGGGGTGGGCATTGAATACCGCCTCATCGCCGAGGACACCGAGAACGGGTTCACCCCCTGGGTAGGCCGGATCGAGGAACTCAAGTGGCAGAAGCGCGACTGGCTGACCGTGCACACCCACGTCCCCACGGACCGCGCCTACCAGATTCCCACGGAGTACGACCCCAACCTGGCTCTGGCCATCATCTGGGGCAAGGACCTCGAAGAAGCCAAATCCCGCGGGCTGGAATTCCTGCGGGACCTGCAACTCAACGGCTCCGATTCCGCCGGAGGAACGATGAAATCGAACATCCCCTTCCTCGTTGAAAAAACCGCAAACCTCCTCGTATTCTAA